One window from the genome of Candidatus Methylomirabilota bacterium encodes:
- a CDS encoding enoyl-CoA hydratase-related protein has protein sequence MEIRVTAHGRHVAIVTIDNQPRLNAMTRAMMGELARRWDELESGPCRCIVLTGAGSRAFCAGADVSGDLSASVETARVVSHALLKYDAYAKPIVAAVNGDCVGGGVELLLATDIRAAAPHARFGLPEVKWSIYPFGGATVKLPQQIGHVHAMDLLLTGRLIDAAEAARLGLINRVVPAEGLMDWALETADQIAAHSPSAVQAVKRQISATIADHVRSREPMEQELGDRVRASAHFKEGVAAFLEKRRPSYD, from the coding sequence GTGGAGATCCGCGTCACCGCGCACGGCCGGCACGTGGCGATCGTCACCATCGACAACCAGCCGCGGCTGAACGCGATGACGCGAGCCATGATGGGAGAGCTGGCCCGGCGATGGGACGAGCTGGAGAGCGGCCCGTGCCGGTGCATCGTGCTCACCGGAGCGGGGAGCCGCGCGTTCTGCGCGGGCGCCGACGTCAGTGGCGACCTGAGCGCCTCGGTCGAGACCGCGCGGGTGGTGAGTCACGCGCTGCTGAAATACGACGCGTACGCCAAGCCGATCGTGGCCGCGGTCAACGGCGACTGCGTGGGCGGCGGCGTGGAGCTGCTGCTCGCCACCGACATCCGCGCCGCCGCGCCCCACGCCCGCTTCGGGCTGCCCGAGGTGAAGTGGTCGATCTATCCCTTCGGCGGAGCCACCGTGAAGCTGCCCCAGCAGATCGGCCACGTGCACGCGATGGACCTGCTGCTCACCGGGCGGCTGATCGACGCCGCCGAGGCCGCGCGCCTGGGTCTGATCAACCGGGTGGTGCCCGCCGAGGGACTGATGGACTGGGCGCTGGAGACGGCCGACCAGATCGCGGCCCACAGCCCGTCCGCGGTGCAGGCGGTGAAGCGGCAGATCAGCGCCACCATCGCCGACCACGTGCGGTCGCGGGAGCCGATGGAGCAGGAGCTGGGCGATCGCGTCCGGGCCAGCGCGCACTTCAAGGAAGGCGTGGCCGCGTTCCTCGAGAAGCGCCGGCCGAGCTACGACTGA
- a CDS encoding LLM class flavin-dependent oxidoreductase: protein MAAPVQVHIRVPGTAPMPELMRLIQSIEAAGFDGTGILDSQLLSRDTFVTLGQAATHTSRLALFPAVTNPFTRHPSVLASAIATVEELAPGRVKFVIGTGYTSASTIGRKAARLDEMRECIGTVKTLLAGEGARFGDRTGRLGYASGRRIPVLMAASGPKAIELAGEIADGALLLVGANRGIVARALEHLERGAKRAGRRVDDLEVIWAVRTATLPTTAEALREARPTAVHWGILRWGGYWLEPAGLRLPPLTVPDAVWKVYPDLSHAHDWEAAIAATSFVPDEVVAQLCEAMGLIGTAAQCAARITELAALGVRSLYLMPLLTFAPPAREIAGFRDVVFPRLAAAGVRATS, encoded by the coding sequence ATGGCCGCGCCGGTGCAGGTCCACATCCGGGTGCCCGGCACCGCGCCGATGCCGGAGCTGATGCGGCTGATCCAGTCCATCGAGGCCGCCGGCTTCGACGGCACCGGCATCCTCGATAGCCAGCTCCTGAGCCGCGACACCTTCGTCACGCTCGGCCAGGCCGCCACGCACACCTCACGGCTCGCCCTGTTCCCGGCGGTCACCAATCCGTTCACCCGCCATCCCTCGGTGCTGGCCTCCGCGATCGCCACCGTGGAGGAGCTGGCGCCGGGACGCGTGAAGTTCGTGATCGGCACCGGCTACACGTCGGCCAGCACCATCGGTCGCAAGGCGGCCCGCCTCGACGAGATGCGCGAGTGCATCGGCACCGTGAAGACGCTGCTCGCGGGGGAGGGCGCGCGATTCGGAGACCGCACCGGGCGCCTCGGCTACGCCAGTGGCCGGCGCATCCCGGTGCTGATGGCCGCCTCCGGGCCGAAGGCGATCGAGCTGGCCGGCGAGATCGCCGACGGCGCCCTGCTGCTGGTCGGCGCCAACCGCGGCATCGTGGCCCGCGCGCTCGAGCACCTCGAGCGCGGCGCGAAGCGCGCCGGTCGCCGGGTCGACGACCTCGAGGTGATCTGGGCGGTGCGCACCGCCACCCTGCCGACGACGGCCGAGGCGCTGCGCGAGGCGCGCCCGACCGCGGTGCACTGGGGCATCCTGCGCTGGGGCGGCTACTGGCTCGAGCCGGCGGGGCTGCGCCTGCCGCCCCTGACGGTGCCGGACGCGGTGTGGAAGGTCTACCCGGATCTGTCGCACGCGCACGACTGGGAGGCGGCCATCGCCGCGACCTCCTTCGTGCCGGACGAGGTGGTGGCCCAGCTCTGCGAGGCGATGGGACTGATCGGCACGGCGGCCCAGTGCGCGGCGCGCATCACCGAGCTGGCCGCGCTGGGAGTGCGGAGCCTCTACCTGATGCCGCTGCTGACCTTCGCGCCGCCCGCCCGGGAGATCGCCGGCTTCCGCGACGTGGTCTTTCCCCGTCTCGCCGCCGCGGGCGTACGCGCGACGTCCTGA
- a CDS encoding DUF1059 domain-containing protein: MPTTKVLRCSDVISRCPVVIEGPNEKDVLARGKDHVRVDHGMRIIPAPMLARLRGAIHDKKRPR; this comes from the coding sequence GTGCCTACCACCAAGGTGCTGCGCTGTAGCGACGTCATCTCGCGGTGCCCGGTGGTGATCGAGGGACCGAATGAGAAGGACGTGTTGGCCCGCGGCAAGGACCACGTGCGGGTGGATCACGGCATGCGGATCATCCCGGCCCCGATGCTGGCCCGGCTCCGGGGCGCCATCCACGACAAGAAGCGCCCGCGGTAG